The Orcinus orca chromosome 1, mOrcOrc1.1, whole genome shotgun sequence DNA window CCAGCAACCTGTCCGGCTACCAGTCCTGGACTCCGCCCCCTTTTGCAGGAGCCCCGCCCCAGACCCCgaacccccgcccccaccaggcCGCGCCTACTACCCACGCCCTACCTGACCCCGCCTCAGACCACAAAACCCCGCCCCACCTGGTGGCGTCACTAGCCCCCTCCCTGCCAGAGCCACGCCCACCTGGCCTCGCCCAGGTTGCCCGGGTCTCGCTCCCTACACCCCGGCGGAGCCGAGTCCAGAAGGGACGCGCCACACCAGCACTCCGCAGACCCCGACCCCCAGGCTCCGCCTCCGCGCCATGGCCGCGCCGGGACCCCGCGCCTTACGGGCTGCGCTCTGTGGCGGCTGCTGCTGCCTCCTCCTGTGTGCCCAGCTCGTTGTGGCTGGTAACGCGTGCCCTTCACCCTTCACCCAGCCGCCTGCCAGGAGCAGtcgggggttgggggggcgggaggggagtTTTCCACATGTGTGCGGGGCTCCTGGGGTGGGTAGAAGGGGACTCCAGCTGTGTGTGGATTCCTGTGTGTACATATAGGCGCCAGGTGTGAGGGAGCTTCAGGTGTATGGAAGTGAAGCGGCCCTAAGTGTATGGGGGGTTAGCTCCCGATGTATGCAAAGGGAGGGTGCTCTGGGTGAATGTCAGGGAGGTTCCTGGTGTGTGTAACCATGTGTTTGTGGAAACTGCAGATGGGCAGAGGGGCTTGggggatccaggtgagtgtatgtgtgCAGAGGGGTGAGATCCACCGAAGTGGGGAAGGGGGGCTGTAGCTTGGGTTCAAAGTGCTGCACCCATGCTACTCCCAGGTAAAGGAGCTCGAGGCTTTGGGCGGGGAGCCCTGCTCCGCATGAACATCTGGCCAGCTGTCCGAGGGGCCTGCAAACAGCTGAAGCTCTGTGAGCATTGTGTGGAGGGGAACAGAGCACACAACCTCACTGGCTGCGTGTGGGAGCAGTGTCAGCCGGAGGAGCCAGGTATGGAGTCAGGCCCTCCCCAAGTTTAGTGCCCCCAGTTATGAACACCAAGGCCTTGGCCCCACCCCCTAAACCTCTTCCCTGAACCTTCTCCCACCAGGACACTGTGTGGCCCAAGCTGAGGTGGTCAAGGAAGGTTGCTCTGTCTACAACCGCTCAGAGTCATGTCCAGGTAAGGGGGCTCCTGCTGGCCTAAGTCAAGTTGGAGGGAAGGGGCTGAGGTGTCCCCAGTCAGAGCCTGCCTCCAATATGGAATTGGCCTCTCCCAGAGAGTAGACTATGCCCACGAACACCGGGGTCCAGTTTCAGTTCTGCCTTTAGCTCACTGagaagtcccttcccctctctggcctgtttcctcctctgtaaattggtgcagccagagGATCTAGGACAAGCATGTAGAGAGGATGGGGGAGCTAGCTCTTCTATTTTAAACCATAGTGAGGACTTTGGAAGTTCAGAAGGGAATggggggagggcttcctggaggaggtggcatcagAGATGACACTTAAAGGTAGAGTGGAAAGAGGGCACATCTGGTGGAAGGAACTGTGTGAACTAAGGCTTGAAAGTGTGTTGGGTGGGCCTGGGTTGGGGTCTTGATGGGAATTGGGGGTGGGGATCTGGATTATTATGGATTCCCTGTCTCTTCAGCTGTGCACCACCATCCCACTTATGAACCGAAGACCATCACAACAGGTAGGTACTACCTGGGGGAATGGGAGGTCTAGAGGTGCAGGGAAAGACAGAGCTGGGCTCAGGCACTGACGAGATCTGTGACCTCAGCCCTGTGATTTCtccctctgagcctgtttccacaTCTGTCAAGTGAGTTGGATAATACTTCACAAAGTTGCTGTGAGGATTTTATGAGAAGATGTATAGCACCTAGTTCAGTTTCTGATGCATAGAAGGTGATTGAGAAATGATGGTTCCCATCCCTTCTCCCAACACCAGAGAACTCAGGATGACCCCCTCCGGACCTACTTGGTGCTGAGGGTGTATGGCTCAGGTTGCCAAGGTGTCCTCAGTGACTACCTACTGCAACgtccaggcccagagagggtcacAAAGCAGGTTCCTGGCAGAACAGAGGCAAGAACCCCACCCCTTGGTTCCCACTGCCCCTCAGGGCCTGGAGGTCAGCAGGCTTGGCAAGGATGGCTGAAGAGGCTCTTGGTTAATTAAAGCCAGAAACGTGATCTTAGGGGCTGAATTATTGATGGCTCAGCTCCCTCCGGCTTGAGCCCCAGATCAGTGTTGTACAGcttatttcttccctcttctgctCCTCTTTCCCCAATGCCCTTCTCTGGGGCTCCCTGAGCTGCAGCTGGGACTACCCTTTGCCCTTCATATTCTCAGACACCCCCCCTTCCACAAGCTACTCCCTCTGGGAGGTGGACCCAGCTCCCAACTGGGCCCCTTTCACTGCCCCAGAATGATCTTCCACCAccatccctgccctgccctgctctgGGCACCTGGCCCAGGGCCTGAAATTGAATCCCTGGTGGGAGTTGATGGCTAACGTGGCACAGCTGGGAGCCACCCAGACGTCCTGGCAACCGTGGGCCACAAGGCGGGGGCAGGGGAAAGGGTCAGGGGATGCTGTGTGAGTCTGGCTATGCCCTAACTGTGGGGTGACTTTGGACAGGCCTGGCACTCAGAGCCTGGCTTCTCCCTCTGACGTACGTCATCAAGTCTTCATTTATCTACTTGGTAGGGTGTGGGCCTCCACTTcttcctctgctccttccctcccTAAGTGAGGGCTCTGGCATTGGGTGACTCCAGGGTCTCGGGACTTAGGAGTCCTGAAAGGAGACCACAGCATCTGTATCTGGGCTTCAAACCCCAAGACCCAAGGCTGAGAGCGACTCTGAGCTGAAGCGGGTGTGGATGTCCAAGTTCTGGGTCTGTCCTCACCCTGTTGGGCCCCTGTGGAAGAGGGAGGCTGGCAGGGAGCTCAGTCACCATCTGGTCCCTGCAGtcaggaggctcagagagggtgtaAGAGGCATCAAGCCACCGAGCAGCtcagcagcagagccagggccGAGCCAAGGCCCTGTCTCCCCAGCCAGGCACTGGCCCTCCCCACAGGCACTTGCCAACCGCCCACGGGGTCTGGGTTGAACTTCTGAGCCTGCCGCTCAAGGCTCCCATGGTGAGGACTGGGGCCTCCAGATGACCTGTGCCGGGTattggggtggggctgggctcctGGCCCACAGCGGCCTGCTGTGACCTCCTCCCTGCAGAGGGCCCTTCGGTCCCCGAGGCGCACGGCCCTGGCTTTGATGGGGCCAGCTTCATTGGTGGCGTCGTGCTGGTACTGAGCCTGCAGACAGTGGCCTTCTTTGTCCTGCGCTTCCTCAAGGCCAAGGACAGCACCTACCAGACACTGTGAGTACCCAGCCCGCCGAGTTCCAGCTCACTGCCCACCTGCCCCCCTCTCTTGCCCCTCAGGTCCCTGTTAGCGCAGATGCGTTGTCTTCCCCATGGGGCAGCCTTAGGGGCGATGagtccctcccaacctcccccaTGTGAGCCacaccccttctccctcctccagctgTGGGATTCTCTCCGCTGGGTGTTGGCCGGGGCAGGACTCAGCCTGGGCCCGGTGTCTGCGAGCCCAACTGAGCCCACCTGTCTTTGTCCCCTCATGCTGCCAGCAGGGAGGAGAACCAGTAGGTGACAGCACAGGCAGCCTTCGGCCTGCAGCTCTGTGGCCACGGGCAGGAGCCTGGGCCCTGTGTGCAGTTTGGTTTTCCTCTGAGAAGGGGAGCTGCTCTGAGGCCCCCGTGTGCTGTGGCCCCATGTGTGCTGTGGGGCGGATCGCTGCAGCCTCCATTAAAGTGTTTGCTCTTTTGACCACCGCCTGCTCTCTGAGGGTGGGTGTCCTTGGCCTGGCTGAGGTGGGGCCACTGCCCTGAGTGCCCTCTCTGTCTGGCCTCTGCAGAATCTGACCCCCTTCAGGCCTGGATTCCACACTCAGGGGAAAAAGGATGAAGAGGCTGCCCTCTTGACCCACTTGTGGGCACTAGGGGTGGGAGAAACTGTGGTCACCAAATTCTGGCCCCTGTGGGCACCGAGCAGGCTCGGTGCCCAGTACCTGAcatcccctcctgtctgggcctGGTACCTGCAGATGAGAGCATCCTTCAACCACCTCCTGTCTCATCCATCATCCCTGTGGGGCCCCCTGCCTGGTACTAGGTCTGGAGCCTGCCTCCTCCCATCAACCTGGCCTGGACACTGCCCCCAAATAAAGGAGCTCTTTCCAGCACTGTGTTTTATTCCCATGTCTTGGGCTGTGTGTGGATTGGATAGGGTGGGGGTATGGCCACTGTCCTCTCCTTAATGGAAATTCTGACTTGAACTGATActgtcatcttttaaaatatttttatttgcgggaattcccctggtggtccagtggttaggactcagcgctcttACTTCTggggccgggttcaatccctggttggggaactaagatcccacaagccacatggcacagccaaaacaaaaaatatttttatttgttacatGTGTTTAATCCCCTCCTCCACCACTTTATAGATAAGGGTACAGAGACACAGAAAGGTAAGCACACCTGCTTAAGATCGCACAGAGTGgaatggggcagggctgggatttgaatccaggtttttCTGACTCTAGAATGAGCAGAACTTCAGAACTCCTCTGCAGAGGCATCTCCAGGCTCTTTTGCCTTCTAAAGTTGGGTCTCTGCCCCAGTGCCAAGGTGGAGGTGCCCCCGGGACCCTCCACAGGGTACTTCTGGCCTTCCTTGAGCAGGCCCTTCTGGAAAGCTCCACCCGTGCCCACCTCCCCCTCTTTACCCCCCATCCCTGGGCccagaagtcttccctgactaGTAACATCACCTATCAATGGGGTACTTGCTGGAAACCAGGCATGTGGCTGAGAGTCTAACATCAGTATCTGATTTAGTCCCATGACTGTCCTAGGAAGCTGAGACGCAATAGAGAGTCATGGGTGAAAGTTCAGCCTGTGGAGCCTGACTGCTCTGTGTGAATGGGAACAAGTTAATTGAACagctcttggcctcagtttcctcgtctgtaaagttGGGTAGCAGTGGTTCCATCTCTGTGGGATATGGGGAAGGTTCAGAGCAGGTGCATGTGCTCCGTCTGCTTCATTCCAGGGCATCCATCCACCCTACCAGCTGGGCAGCCTGTGGTCAGCCACCTGCACCTCTTCTTGCCCCAGGCCTAGTCTCCGTGCAGGGTCTCCGGCTGCAGCTGGAAGGGCTTTAGGGCCCCTGGGCTCCACAGGGAGTTCCAGCTACTCCTTGGCCTCACAGAGGGCTCACCTGCCTAGACATTGCACCACCATGGACAATGCCAAACACAGTCCACCTCCGTGTCCCTCCCCTCCATGCTCACTTCCATCAACACCCCCCTCCCTTCAGACATCAGCCTCCCCTTTAGCCTCCCCTCCAGCTCCTTGCATCTGTGTTACCCAGCCTGCCTTGCTCTCTCTTCTTCAAGCCCCTGCACACGCAGTTTCTCCTGCCTGGGTCACCCTCCCTTGGCTTCTCCACCTAGCACTTAATCCTGGCTGGTATAATGCCCAATTCCTCCCAGGCCAAGGGAGGAAATGCCCCTATATCTTTCTGG harbors:
- the CD164L2 gene encoding CD164 sialomucin-like 2 protein isoform X2, with translation MAAPGPRALRAALCGGCCCLLLCAQLVVAGKGARGFGRGALLRMNIWPAVRGACKQLKLCEHCVEGNRAHNLTGCVWEQCQPEEPGHCVAQAEVVKEGCSVYNRSESCPAVHHHPTYEPKTITTEGPSVPEAHGPGFDGASFIGGVVLVLSLQTVAFFVLRFLKAKDSTYQTLEENQ
- the CD164L2 gene encoding CD164 sialomucin-like 2 protein isoform X1, producing MAAPGPRALRAALCGGCCCLLLCAQLVVAGKGARGFGRGALLRMNIWPAVRGACKQLKLCEHCVEGNRAHNLTGCVWEQCQPEEPGHCVAQAEVVKEGCSVYNRSESCPAVHHHPTYEPKTITTEGPSVPEAHGPGFDGASFIGGVVLVLSLQTVAFFVLRFLKAKDSTYQTLREENQ
- the CD164L2 gene encoding CD164 sialomucin-like 2 protein isoform X4 encodes the protein MAAPGPRALRAALCGGCCCLLLCAQLVVAGKGARGFGRGALLRMNIWPAVRGACKQLKLCEHCVEGNRAHNLTGCVWEQCQPEEPGHCVAQAEVVKEGCSVYNRSESCPAVHHHPTYEPKTITTEGPSVPEAHGPGFDGASFIGGVVLVLSLQTVAFFVLRFLKAKDSTYQTL
- the CD164L2 gene encoding CD164 sialomucin-like 2 protein isoform X3, whose translation is MAAPGPRALRAALCGGCCCLLLCAQLVVAGKGARGFGRGALLRMNIWPAVRGACKQLKLCEHCVEGNRAHNLTGCVWEQCQPEEPGHCVAQAEVVKEGCSVYNRSESCPAVHHHPTYEPKTITTEGPSVPEAHGPGFDGASFIGGVVLVLSLQTVAFFVLRFLKAKDSTYQTLI